The genomic segment TTTCTCCATCGATGACAGCATTTAAATTCATCTGCTTTAATTCCGCTGGGATCGGATAGAATTTCTCATTGAAGCTTTTATCATTTCGCGATTTCAGTTCCACCTCGCCCTTATTCATAAAGGCTACAGCTCTATAACCATCCCATTTAACTTCATACACCCAATCCGCGTCATCAAAAGGTTTGTCGACCAAAGTGGCCAACATGGGTTCAATGGTAGTATAAAAGCCTTGGGTAGGCATATTTTTTAGAGGTTTATCAAAATTTATTTGCTCCTTCTTTTTGGTTGCCGGCTTTGTTTCGAGCTGTTCACTAATCACTGTAGCGGCCTTTTTCCCAGCCTCTTTTTTCTTTGCGCCTGTTGTGCCTTTTTTACCTGCATTTTTTCCATAGACTTTGTCAGGCGACTTTTCCATCTGGGCGATCGTTTTTCCTGAAATCACCGATCTATCCTTTTTAACAATGTCTTGTTTACTCGCATATTCATCTTCCAGCTTCATCAGCAACCAGCCATTCTCTCCCCGACCGTATGCCTTAACTAGGGCAAATTCCCCCTTTAGCTTATGCCCATGAAGCCTAATTTTAAGCTTCCCCGAATAAAGCTGATGTCTTAGGTTTTTGTCCATCTTGATAACATCATCCGTATCTATCCCGACGGCTTCATAAGTCCCCTCATCCCAAACGATTACGGTACCGCCCCCGTATTGCCCTTTCGGTATCACTCCTTCAAAATTGCGGTAGTCATAAGGATGGTCTTCTACCATCATGGCCAGACGCTTTACTTCCGGATCCATAGAAGGACCTTTGGGCACAGCCCAGCTTTTGAGTACCCCACCCATTTCAAGGCGAAAATCATAGTGAAGGTGTGATGCATCATGTTTCTGCACTACAAATCGGAGTTCTTTTCCGCTTGCCTTTCCTCCAAAGGGCTCGGGTGTCTTTTCGGCTGTCCGTTTCTCACGGTATTTCGTTAAACTCATGCGCTCGATTATTTAAACCTATCTTAATCCCTCAGCATCCACACATAACACAATGCTACTAGATAAAAAGTTTAAATTATTTTTTCTTCGCATCTTATTGAGGGTAACATACATGCGATATCAACTGTTGGCGCAAATACAAATTGACGATTATTATAAATGAGAAGTTTTATTCTCCCATTTCATGGAGCATTTTATTTACGTTCCAGTCTCCCATAACCTGTTCAAGCCGATAAAACTCACGTTTGTCATCTCCTAGTTGATGCGACCAGCGTTTCCGTTTGGAAAGATCTTTTGCTCCCTCGCCTTTAGACCCCAGTTCAGCATAAAAAACTGTTTTTTCTTTTTGAGGGAATAACTCGTCACCGTGCCATTCATTCCAGCCCTCCGGTACAATATGTGGTCCCAAATAGCAGTCGACTAAAACGGTATTAGCATAAGGACGCCAGGGTCTGCCAAGGAACACCTTCATTACCGACTGGTCTACAGGTAAAAACTGGCTTTTATAAAATACATAGCCGTAGCGTTCACCAGCAGGCGTGGAAGCCGCTGTCACATAGGAATTGCTCAACGAAAACAGCTTACAATCACAAAAAAAAGATGTTCCGGGACCGAAAATAAAATCGGTAGTACCATAGATACTACAGTTAGCAAAATAGTTCTTTCCGCCACTTTTTCCGAGATACAAGGTATCCTGATAGCCCAGTAAACGACAATTTACGACTGCGATACGATCGCCTTCCAGATGAAGCGCAACAGCCTGTCCGACCGGTCCAGCTGCATTTTCGATCGTAATATTCTTAATCAATACCGAATTAGCGCGCACCAAAAGTGTGTAACTGTTAAACGTTCCCCGCTTTATCTCGCCTGTTTCATCAGGACAGTCTGCCATCTTCCCGGCATGGTCGTCGTATACAATCTTTGTCCCGGTAACATCCTCTCCAATCAATTGTATATTCTCTAAATAAGATGGTATAACGACTTTTTCATGATAAATACCATTTTTAACCCATATCCGTACAGCATGTTCGCCTCGAAAAGCACGAACCGAGTTAATCGCAGCCTGTATCGTCGTAAAATTCCCTCCCCCCTGTTGATCGACAACAATAATTTCGGTCGCCGCAGTAGCATGTAGCCGGCCTCCGGCCAATATTAGTATAAAGACCCAGTACAGCTTAAGCAGCTTGTTTAATATAAAACATTTATCCATCCTTTACTATAATAAATCGTTAAGCGTATTTACGCTTCTTCCTTTTGTGACAATGGCATCATTTACCTATACGAAACCAGTCGAAGTCCGCATATCCACTGTCGTTAATCTGTTTGTCACGGCTAGCGTATAGTCCAAGTGTCGCACCAATCCATTTTCCCGGTCTAGCCCGAAAATCCTTTTCAATATCTATATATTTTTTACCATCAATACTATAGGACCAATTGCAGATTTCACCTTTTCTAACCTGGACACGCAGAAATACAAAGTCATCCGGTACCGTAGTGACAACGCGCACATTTTCTGAATTTCCGTTGTAGGCTTTGGAACAACTACCATAATAAAGGCGAAAAACACCATTATTCTTTTGTATAAACAGCTGACTGTAGTCTTCTCCAACAACCACGAGTCCCGCCCGTTCTCCCAGCTCCTTTTCATTGGGCCGGAGTCTTACTCGCGTTGTTGCAGTAAAGTCCTCAGCCGGAAATTTTTGCGTGAGGATATTGGGAAGCGCCATCAGATTCTTGCCATCTTTAGGCAGCAACTGTGTGTAGAGACGAAGATTGCCTTTATGCGAAGGCATCAGCCATGTTCCGTCGGGATTAGCCTGCCATTGCCACTGGAGTCCAAGCTGAGGGCTATCAAACTCGTCAGATTCCTGTGGATTGACGACAGGCAACTGCTGCTTTCCGACATGAGGTTTCTTATAAATCATTACTGGGGTTCCTACACCATCGCCGTCCTCGTCCTCGCCGATTATGGGCCAGTCTTCCTTCCAAACCATCGGCTGCAGATGCACCACTCGTCCCATAGCTTCCTTGTCCTGAAAATGGAAAAACCAATCTTCTCCTGTCGGTGTGTTTACCCATGCCCCTTGATGGGGCCCATTGACTGTCGAATTATTTTGCTCCATGACCACCTTTCGCTCGTAAGGGCCGTATATATCTTTGGACCGCAGTACGAGTTGCCAACCAGTTGCGACTCCGCCGGCCGGCGCAAATAAATAATAATAACCATTACGTTTATAAACTTTCGGTCCCTCTATGGTCGGATCCAATTCATGGCCGTCGTAGACAATAGTGCCTCGGTTCAGTACTTTAGTGCCTTCAGCATTCATTGGCGCAATGCCGATAACGCTTTTTAGTCCGGCACGACTCCCAGCATAAGCATAGGCCAGATACGCTCTACCATCTTCATCCCAAAATGGGCAAGGATCGATCAACCCTTTTCCTTCAAAGACCAGCACTGGTTCAGACCAAGGACCTCGGATATCCCTTGTTTTTATTTGATAGATACCGAAATCTGGATCCGGATAATAAATGTAAAATTCGTTCTCATGGTACCGTATTGACGGAGCCCACACCCCACCGCCGTGCTGTACTTTGTTAAATACAGCCTCCGGCACCTGCCGTTGCAGGGCATGCCCAATAATTGTCCAGTTCACCATATCTTTGGAATGTAAAATGGGAAGCCCCGGACTGTGATTGAAGCTTGATGCAATCATATAATAATCCTCCCCAACCCGTATGGCATCTGGGTCGGAATAATCCGCATTGATTACCGGATTCTTGAATTTTCCATTTCCAAGGTCAGGCCGCCAGACCTGAGACTGATAATGCTGACCAAATGTTAAGGTAAAATGCCCCAACACTAGATAACTAAATAGAACGGAAACTTTCCAAATATGCATCATATCTTTATTATAGTTTATTATTGCAATCTAATAGTGATAAAATCGCTCTACGCAAACGCCTTCTCGTTGAGTAACCCAGTCGAAGAACCGCCACCAGTATCATCGCTTATGAACAGTCCCCCACAAGAGAGACCACGGCCAATTGACCAAAATGAGTGCTGAATGAACGTTCTCCATCGTGTACATTATGCTTTTTAGGTCTCGTCATTAATTTGGTTATGCGAGTTAATTATATATCCCTTAATTCTCTACCCCAGATAATTGTCTGTATCAGAACACAGCAACCGGTTGCATTGTTAAACTTAGTATTTTTTATATGTACTATAAAACAAAATTTACGCAATCGTTACCATCATTCATAAAAAGGTTATTCAGATCGTACAGATATTATACTTGACAATATCACGCCAGCGTAATAAAAATTCTGTAGCACTTGAGGTTCTATTGTTAAAACTTACTTTTATATTCAAAAAGTCAATAAAATCATAAACGATGAAAACGCTACCCATTTATCTGACTCTATTTTGCACCACATTACTGCTACACGGATGCAACATGTTTGACATACATCCTTACTCGGGAAAAATTGATGGCAAAACCAACATCAACATTCAGAACATTATCAGAATCGAGCGCGATTATTCGCAGCGCGATACTATACGATATGCCTTTATTAGCGATTCGCAACGATGGTATAACGAACTTGACGATTTTGTAAAAATAGTCAACTCTCGAACTGATATTGACTTTATTATTCATGGCGGTGATATCTCCGACTTTGGACTCACCAAAGAATTTCTCTGGCAACGCAATATCCTAGAAAAGCTCAACCAGCCTTATGTCGTATTACTGGGCAATCACGATTGTCTGGCCAATGGTGAAGAAATATTTGAAAAGGTTTTCGGCGTTCCCAATTACACTTTTATCGCTGGCAGAATCAAATTCGTTTGTCTGAATACCAATGCGCTTG from the Sphingobacterium thalpophilum genome contains:
- a CDS encoding pectinesterase family protein, yielding MDKCFILNKLLKLYWVFILILAGGRLHATAATEIIVVDQQGGGNFTTIQAAINSVRAFRGEHAVRIWVKNGIYHEKVVIPSYLENIQLIGEDVTGTKIVYDDHAGKMADCPDETGEIKRGTFNSYTLLVRANSVLIKNITIENAAGPVGQAVALHLEGDRIAVVNCRLLGYQDTLYLGKSGGKNYFANCSIYGTTDFIFGPGTSFFCDCKLFSLSNSYVTAASTPAGERYGYVFYKSQFLPVDQSVMKVFLGRPWRPYANTVLVDCYLGPHIVPEGWNEWHGDELFPQKEKTVFYAELGSKGEGAKDLSKRKRWSHQLGDDKREFYRLEQVMGDWNVNKMLHEMGE
- a CDS encoding glycoside hydrolase family 43 protein → MMHIWKVSVLFSYLVLGHFTLTFGQHYQSQVWRPDLGNGKFKNPVINADYSDPDAIRVGEDYYMIASSFNHSPGLPILHSKDMVNWTIIGHALQRQVPEAVFNKVQHGGGVWAPSIRYHENEFYIYYPDPDFGIYQIKTRDIRGPWSEPVLVFEGKGLIDPCPFWDEDGRAYLAYAYAGSRAGLKSVIGIAPMNAEGTKVLNRGTIVYDGHELDPTIEGPKVYKRNGYYYLFAPAGGVATGWQLVLRSKDIYGPYERKVVMEQNNSTVNGPHQGAWVNTPTGEDWFFHFQDKEAMGRVVHLQPMVWKEDWPIIGEDEDGDGVGTPVMIYKKPHVGKQQLPVVNPQESDEFDSPQLGLQWQWQANPDGTWLMPSHKGNLRLYTQLLPKDGKNLMALPNILTQKFPAEDFTATTRVRLRPNEKELGERAGLVVVGEDYSQLFIQKNNGVFRLYYGSCSKAYNGNSENVRVVTTVPDDFVFLRVQVRKGEICNWSYSIDGKKYIDIEKDFRARPGKWIGATLGLYASRDKQINDSGYADFDWFRIGK
- a CDS encoding metallophosphoesterase family protein, with protein sequence MKTLPIYLTLFCTTLLLHGCNMFDIHPYSGKIDGKTNINIQNIIRIERDYSQRDTIRYAFISDSQRWYNELDDFVKIVNSRTDIDFIIHGGDISDFGLTKEFLWQRNILEKLNQPYVVLLGNHDCLANGEEIFEKVFGVPNYTFIAGRIKFVCLNTNALESDYSTPVPDFSFIERERLTDSERFDKTIVLMHARPTSDQFNNNVAPMFQHSIKQYPNLLYCNNGHDHSYQQEDIFDDGVTYYGTPNIGKRQYLIFTITKDSYTHELVSF